CTTCTCGTGAGTTCACTCCCGGGTCGGGTATCGAACGAGGCATGGAGTTCCAGTGCGGCGAATTCATGTTCGTCGCGGGGGGCGATGTCGCATGGAGTTCAATCTCGCGGATATGTTCGAGAATGCGGTCGACGCCTTTGGCGACCGCGATTGCGTGGTGGCGGAAGGCAAACGGTCGACCTACGCACAGATGGAAGCGCGGGCGAATCGTCTCGCGCATCATCTCGCCTCTCATGGGATCGAGCCCGGCGACCACGTCGGTATCTACGCCTACAACTCCGTGGAGTGGGTCGAGACGCTCTGGGCCGTCTTCAAGATCCGCGCGGTCTGGATCAACATCAACTATCGCTACGTCGAAGACGAATTGCGGTATCTGTTCGACAATGCTGATCTCAAGGCGCTGATCTACGCACGCGAGTTTGGACCGCGCATCGCGGCCGTGCGCGACTCCCTGCCGTTTCTTCAGCATGCGATCGTGCTCGAGGATGGCAGCGGCGCCGAAGCACCGGCCCTGGATTCGATCGATTTCGAAGCGGCCGTGGCTGAGGGTTCACCCGAGCGGGACTTTGCCCCGCGTTCCGCTGATGATCGGTACATCATCTACACCGGTGGCACGACCGGCTTGCCCAAGGGTGTGGTCTGGAGACACGAAGATGTGTTCTTCGCTCTGGGAGGAGGGAATGATCCGGCGACGGGTGTGCGCGCCGCGCATCCGGGAATCATGGTCGAGCGAGATGCCGGCCCTGCGACGTTTTTGCCGATCGCCCCGCTGATGCACGGAGCCACTCAGTGGTCGGTCATGGGAGGGGCTCTGGTCGGTCGCAAGAACGTCCTGGTCGCGAAATTCGATCCGCCCGAAATCTGGCGTCTGGTAGAGGCCGAGAAGGTCAATGGCATCATGATCACCGGCGACGCGATGGGCCGTCCGATGATCGAAGCGCTTCACGAGGGCGGACCGACACGAGACCTGAGTTCCTTTTCGGTGCTGGTGAGCAGCGCTGCGATCTTCTCTCCGACGGTGAAGGATGACTTCTTCCGCTACTTCCCGAACCTGATCATCACCGATAGCATTGGAGCCTCAGAGAGCGGAAACAATGGCATGGTGATCGTGACAAAAGGCAACTCGGCGATGTTGGGCGGGGGGCCGACAGTCAAGGCGGGTCCCGGTACGACGGTGCTGAACGACGACCTGGAACCCGTTATCCCAGGGGACGGCGTAGTCGGCAAGCTTGCGCGCTCCGGTGATATCCCGATCGAGTATTACAAGGATCCGGAGAAATCTGCGCAGACGTTCGTGACCAAGGGAAGCCAACGCTATTCCATCCCCGGTGATTTTGCCCGAATGGAGGCAGATGGCACAATCACGCTGCTCGGCCGGGGTTCGGTTTCGATCAACTCTGGCGGAGAGAAGATCTACCCAGAAGAAGTCGAGGCTGCGATCAAATCGCACTCCGATGCATATGACGCTGTCGTGGTGGGCGTGCCCGACGATCGATGGGGAAGTCGTGTGGCAGCGGTCGTACAGCCCCGAGAGGGTTCGACTCTGAGCCTCGATTCGATCCAGGAGCACTGTCGCAAGCACATAGCGGGTTACAAGGTGCCCCGCGAACTGCATATCGTGGCAGAAATCTGCCGTTCACCCAGCGGCAAGCCCGATTATCGCTGGGCAAAGGCCATCGCAACGGGCGAGGCGAGCTACTCGCCGTAGCGTTCTTTCAGCCTGGCCGCGTGCTCGGCCCTGTCCGTTCTCTCCAGGCGCTCCAGGTAAGCGGGCAGATGACCCCGGACGTGCCATGGACCTCCCTCGGTCAGCACGGTGTGCATCGGATCCACTCCGGTGGGATGGTCGCGCATTGCATCACCATGCCAGCGGTCGAGTTCCCCGAGTGCCCGGCCGGCCTAGACCAAGAAGGGAGACACCCCGGCTTTGCCGGGGAGGCATTCAGAGTTTGACAGTTCCGGGATTCGTCGGGAGAACTCCCGAGCGTGGACCGTGCAAAGCATCACGCAAGGGAGACTCCATTGACGAGAAGAGGAAGTCTAAACCACACGGCGTGGGAGTGTAAGTGTCACGTCGTGTTCATTCCGAAGTACCGGAAGAAGACGATCTACGGGACGGTACGTGTGGAACTGGGAACGGTGTTTCGCCGTTTGGCCGAGCAACGCGAAAGCTGGATCGAGGAAGGCCATCTTCAGGCTGACCATGTGCACATGATGATCTCGATTTCACCAAAGTATTCGGTGTCCCAAGTGACCGGTTACTAACGGATAGGGAGCATAATGGGGGCTTCGGGGTTCTGATAAGGGTCTTGTTTGCACAGAGACACGCTTCGGCGCGGGCGTCTCGTGCCGCTCATGTGGGCACGCCGAGGGCGAGCAGGCCCCCGCCCTGGGCCCGGCGTAGTTGATCCGCGGCGACGATGAAGCGCTCCGCGTGGGCGACGGGGACAAGCACCAATCGCCTCACGTCCTCGCGATCTTCCCACGGCACAGTGGAAAGCACATATCCAGGGTGCGATGCGAGCTCCAGCACGCGCCCTTCGCCGTCGCAGTCCGGCGTTGCATCCTCCGCCACTGCGCCAGCTCCCACGGCACGAGCGGCCGCAACGAACTCGTCGCCGAAGACGAGCGCTGCATCGTGATTCCGCGCAACCAGGATCAGAGTGCTGTCGCGCACGCCCCAGACGAGATCGCGGTCAAGGATCGGTGAGAGGGTCCTGTCGTCGTTGAGGACGAACCGCTGTTCCGCCTCGCCGCTGTGGGGCCAGAGGTCCACGTCGCGGCTGGCGAAGGGCTCGCACTGGACCGCCTGGCGCGGCTGGTCGGCGAGCCGGAGAACTCCGTCCGGCTCGAAGTGCACCACGATCGCATGGCCGACCGTTCCGACGCTCAGGTGCTGCCAATCCCTTCCCCGGAAAACGCCCTTCTCATGGGGCGAGCGAACGATCGCCTTCCCTGCATGCACACCGCCCAGGGAGAGGGGCACGGGCAGAGCGGAAGGAGCGCGTTGGCCCGTGACAGGCGTGGCCGAAACGTCCATGCGAAGGCGCAGTCGTTCCCGGTCGTTCAGATAGTTGGCCAGCACGACTTCGCCGCTCTTGGAAGCGCCGAGGACGAAGCCTCGCCAGGACTCCCAGGACGGCTGGATCGTGCCATCCCAGTTGACCACGAAGTGTGTGCGCTCCACCCGGGCCGGGAGGTTGCGATGCACGGCGACGAGCATGCCCAACCCGGGCCGTCCTTCTACACGGCGCACTTCGCGGACCGGGGCGCACCCCTCGAAACCGTCTCGCACGATCTCCTCCGCAAGAGGCGCGCTCTTGAACGCTCGAGCCGCGATCTGCACGAGCGTCCGGTACGTCGGACCCAGATCCTCGGCGTCCACCATCCGCTCGCGCAGCGTCGCCCGGAGGTCGCCCTCGAAATCCGCCGACATCCTGCAGCGCTCGGCATCCAGCCGCAGAGCGAAGACGTCACGCCCCGATGCGGGCAACCCGCACTCGACCAGATACGCCCGGACGAACACGTCCCTCTGCTCGTTCGTCCTGCAGAAGCGGTCCATCGAGAAGGCGATGTCCTGGATCGCGGAACTCACGCACGCACTCTCCAAGTCCACAAGCTTGAGGCCGTCTCCATCCCGGACGAGATTGCCGTGATGGACGTCCCCATGGATCGTGACGAGACTGGATCCGGCCTCGGTGATGGGCGACGGACCGGCCTCAATCCAGCGGCGTTGCCACTCGGGTGGGATCGACTCGAAGAAATGCTGCGGCATCGAGGCGAATCTCCAGATGTACGAGGTACGCGACGCCTCGCGCAGAGCCGGATAGCGCTCGCACTTTCGGCTGCGGATCTCGTCGTACCAGGTCGGCTCGATGGCATGCACGCGCGCAATCAGCCGCCCGACCTCCTCGCAGAGGTCGAGGTCGGGCGCGATCGAAGGGTTGCAACCGGCCCACTCCTCGACGAACCACTCGCGCTGGGGATCCTCGGCGATCCGGCAAGGACCCAGCCCGGCATCGGCGAAGCGTTCCTGGGCCAATCGCATCCGATCGAAGAAGATCGGTTCCGCGGCCGCGGGGCAGAAGAACTCGTGCACGACATGCAGTGCCACCGGACGGGCGAGCGGCTCCGCCTGGTTCGTCAGCCGGTGTACCTTTCCTCCCGCACGCCCGCTGAAGTCCTCGACGCAGACGTCCGCGGCGCGAACAGACTCCCACCCTGCGAGCCGGCCGCGCAGTGCGTCCGCCATGGTCGCGGCGATCGCATCCGGATCTTCGCGCCAAGGCCTCGAGCGTGAGTTAGGGCGTTCCGGATCCTTCGATGCAACCATGGGTCACCGGCCGGCGGTTGGCCGGCTCCGCCTTCTCGTAGATGGCCCCTCGGAAAAGAAGCGCTCGAGGATCGCGTGCCACTGCTCGGCGCCGAGCTGCTCGGCCAGCTCCATCGAGCTCTTTACGTCGGCAAGCAGGATGGTCACCTGCTTGCACTCGCCCTCCAGCGTGGACTTCGATTGCAGGATCCGGTCTGCGAGGTGACGCGGCGTTATCACTTTCTTCATGCCTCGATCCTCTTATCGCTTCCATCCGCCCACATTCTACCGGTGCCGGCTGTCGAGGAGCAGTGGACCGCGGCGCGTGCGATGGAAACAGCACTTCGGTGATGATCCGATGCGCCCGATCTTGGACCGCCCCGGCGCAGACTGATCGCCAGCGCAAGGACGTTGCGGTTTGGCCGCCTACCGAGCAGTTCCAGGATCGATGCCGACAGATCGATCTGGTAGTGCAGGCCGCGATCAGTTCGACCCCGATTGGTTGCGACGGAATCGGGCCAGACGAGCAAGGTGGGTACGCGCGAGGTGTGCTCGTCGGCAAGATGGTGATCGCAGTACACGTTCAGCTCGCCGAGCGTCTCGCCGCGGTCTGAAGAGAACAGGATGGCGGTGTCATCGAGGATTTCGAGGTCGGAGAGCTTGTTGATCAGGCGACCGACGTGCTCGTCCGCGTAGCGGATGCCGGTGTCGTAGCCGTCGTACATTCGCCGGACTGCATCCATCGAGTCCCGCGAGATCACACCATTGCGTATCCCGAAGCGGCCCGTCAGAAGAGCTTTCCGGCTCGGCACGCAGGGCGTGTCCGAGGTGTAACAGCTTTCGAATCGGATACCGCGTGCAGCCAGTGCATCGATATTCGGGCTGGTGTCTCGCGGGTAGCCGTAGCAGCCCAGGTGGTCTGCACGCAGTGTATCGATATCGATGTGGAGTAGACGCATCCGCTGCGCATTTCAGCACAATCTCAGTGGGTCTTCCATGGGACGCCGTCCGCTCGAGGTCGCGCGTTCCTGGGTAACGAGCTAGAGTCGACGCTCGGCGAGGGATCCCCGTACGAAATAGCGCGCAAGTGCGAAGCAGCTTTCTGGAAAACCCCCCGAGAGGTTTGATGGGTTGCCCGATCCGATGCGGAAAACGCTCATCGGAATCGACACTCGTTTACGACACCGATGGCATCCGATCGCCACGAACTCTTGTGGAGAGGTCATTTCAACCCCTCGGGTTTTGCTCCGGGGAGGGGGGATTCATCATGAGATCGACGACCAGGAAACGCTTCCTGTTGATCGCTGTGCTTTTCGGGTTGTTGCCGATTGCGGGTCTGGCTTGGGCTCATTCGATCTACCGTGATCTATGGGTTCATCCACGAGGCGAGCTATACGACCCAAAGCAGCACTATGCTGACCTGTCTGCAGAGAACTACTATTTCGCCGAGAATGACGTTCAGGTCTCCATCGGTGAAATGGCCATCAGCGCAGAGACGCAGTTGGCGGTCGATCTGGGTCCAGATCTGTTCGCCGTCGTCGAGCGTTCGAAAGGTTCTCTGATCCCTGTCATCTTGTTGGACACGAGCAACCACGGGCATCCCGACAAGACGTTCCGAGGGCGCATCGAAGGCAATCAGGCCGTATTCGACCTGGCGCCTCTGCGCGAAGGCGGATTCCCGAGTTCGCTCTGGCAATTCGGTATTCGCTATTCCGCAGGTGCGGATGGGGACCTGAGCCTGAATGGGCGCTATCTGGCTTCTGTGGCTTCGGATGAAGCAAAGATCCGAAATCTACCCGCGGTGGGCGCCGGGCCGCGCTTCGCTCCCGGCCTGGCAATCTTCAAACACCGCGCTGGAATCCCTTTTGACCTGGCCGATTTCATCGAGCATCCCGAGAAGTACGTCGAGGATTTTGATCGATTGACGCGCGCCCCCGACGAGGATGACTGGACGCTGGAGGATCGGGAAGGGAAGCTTGTCTCCCACTTCGGGGACGAGGATCTCTATCTCGTTCGAACCGAGGGCGACTACGAACTCGCGGTGAAGTGGGGTGATGTTCCGCTCTTGCACTTCATGACGGACTACCTGTCGGTAGCTCCGAATCGCGATGCCTGCTACAGCTCGCTCGATACGCAACTCAGGAACTCGGACGAGAGCCACACGGTCGTTCCCTATCGCTACCTGTATTGTCCCGAGGCTTCCGTCGCACTGTTCGACGCCCCGGATGGTTACGAGATCGAAGTTGCCGCTCTACGTGGAGACGATGTCTACGAACGCACCGATATCGGAACCTCCATCGCCGACAATATTCGCCTGTACGCAAAGGAGATCTACCCTCGCTCTCCGTTGAACCGTTCCACCGGAACGATCGCTGGCAATGTGGTTGCGAGCTTCAAGGATGCCGGGCGCGATCTCGGCAGCATTCTCGGTCACGGAATCGTCGGCTCCCAGGAACGCGACGTCCACACTGGCCAGGTCTCCTACCGTCCTTCACCGGTTACAGCAATCCCGCTGGCCGTGCTCTCGCTAGCGACTCTGGAGCCTTTTGACGCGCTGAGCCAGCTCTTCGAGGGTGTTGCGAGTGGCATCCAGGTTGGGGCCGATGCGGTCAGCGCACTGGACAACGGTGTGGTCAACCCCGCTCTCCAGGTCACGGTCGGCGCGGTCGCCGGTACCGAATCAGCCGACCAGGCCGGTCACTGGTTCGGGGCGACGACCCAGGCGGTCGTGAAGAACCTGCCGGGCGGAGAGCGGTCGGCAACGACCATAGATCCTGAGGCCTACTGGAATCACAATCGCGGTTTCGCGACTTCTCGTTACACCCGTACGGACACCGAACTCAACATCGATCGCGCGGTGACCGTCCTCGACCTCGCGGGAATTAGTGCCATTCAGCGGCACAATGACGACCGTTGTCACCAGGACTGTGGCGAGTCGGAAGATCCCCCTAAGGGCAAGAAGCCGCCGAAGCACAAGAAGCCGCCTAAGCACAAGAAGCCGCCGAAGCACAGGAAGCCGCCGAAGCACAAGAAGCCCCCTAAGCACAAGAAGCCGCCGAAGCACAGGAAGCCGCCTAAGCACAAGAAGGTGTCGAAGTACAAGAAGGCGCCGCGACACAAGAAGCCGCCCGTCTGCAAGACGGGCAGATACAGGAAGCCCTCGAAGCTGGCGAGCCTTTTCTAGGGAGTGGAGGGGATTGCCTGTCGAGGGGCGGCCTGGCCGCCCTGGGCGGGTCACGATCGCCTTCTGGAGTTCTCCCGACGCGTGATTCCACTCTGCAGAGTTTTCCCGGTCCGCAAAGATTGCACTTCATGCGTGTGCAACTCGGCGCTCTAAGCAGCGCAGCGAGCGTATTGGCGCAGGCACGCCGCTTGCTCAATGAGCCTCCGACGCGACGTCCCTGATCCTGGGGGCGTCCTGGAAACGGAGCCGCATATGACCGCTCGATTCATCGCATTTCAGGCCGCACTGCTCGTGCTTCTACCCTCGATCGCTTTGGCCAGCGCCACCGACGATCTTTCGATCCTCTCGCAGAGCGTGCCTCCGAAGGTCGTGCTGCTACTCGATACCTCGGGTTCCATGCAGTTCGCGATCAATCACGATGATTTCAATGTGAACACCACCCGCTGGAAGTTCAACGATCGGCATCCTCTCCGCCTGCACGACAACACGGACGGCACGTACTGCAATTTCGGAACGGTTCCCGAGGAAGCCGGTACCACAGGCCTCTGCCCCGGCAGCCAGCACGCATCTGCCGATGACCGCTGCCCGGATACGGACGATTTCGGATCCAGAAGGTACGGCAACAAATCGTATTACTGCGAAAACATGCCGAGTGGCTGCACGAATGCCCCGACGGGTTGGACCTGTTGGGTCGCGGGTTCGCGAACCTATCTGGAATTGCCTGACTATGGTCCGCGCCACAGCACGGACTGGCAGCGCAACTACCTGCACTGGATCGCTCAGCAGATGCATGCGGGGAACCAGTTGACACTCCCGGCTCAGGACCGCATCGGAGCCGCGAAAGACGCCATCAAGGGGCTGATCGACGGAATCAACACACCTGGACTTGCAGATCGTGTCCACTTTGGGCTGGCCCGGTTTGAGCTGAACAGCAACGGTGGTTATGTGCTGGTTCCCGCCGAAGACGGTAGTCGTAACGACATCTTCGCGCGTCTCGATGATACGACGACTACGGGCTATACCTCGACCTATCCCAATGGTGGAACACCGCTCAGTGAATCACTTGTAGATATCGGCCGCTATTACGTGGGCTCGAACGAGCTCGGTGACTACTCCGCCTACAATCGCAACGATGCCACTGGTTCAGTGCCTGACAGCCCGCTCGACTCGACCTGTCGATCGGCCTATGTGGTGGTCATGACGGACGGGGCGCCGACAAACGACCTGAACATCCATCATGGCGGAGACTTCACCTCCACGATCGGAAATGCGGATGGTGATACCAATGAGTCTCCTGATGCCTGGAGCGGTCGTACGCCGACCAACTACGTGCTCCCGTATTCGAGCAACTCGGGTAGCGACTGGTTGGACGACGTGGCCTACTACCTGTCTCATAACGATCTGATCGACGATTCCGTCATGGAAGACGATCAGAGCATCTATACCTACTCGGTGGGTTTCACGATCGACCATCCGCTGCTCGACGAGACCGGAATGAACGGGCAGGGGGACTACTTCACGACTGCGAATGCCGATCAGTTGCAGGCGGATCTCGAGGCGGCCCTGCTTTCGATTATCGAGAAATCGTCATCGCTGACCTCCGCTACGGTACCTGCAAGTCGCTCCGCATTCGGTGACGGGTTCTATACGGCGTTTTTCATCCCCAGTAACAAACCTTCCTGGAAGGGTCACCTGCAGACCTACCGTCTGACGCCAGACCTCCTGGTCGTGGACAAGAACGGCAATGCGGCTCTGGATATCAGCACGAATCTATTTCTGGAGCCGCGCTTCCCCTTCTGGGATGCCGGAGACGAACTAGCAAGCGTCTCGCATCCGACGCGCAGTCTGTACACGACGAAGTCTTCTGCGCGGACGGCCTTCAGTACCGCGAACATCGCCGCGGCCGATCTTGGAGTGACGAATGGAGAGCTCACCTCCTACCCGAACGATCCGGCCGTGCCTTTTGCCACGACCGAAACGCTGACGGACGGAATCGTCGATTACATGATAGGGACGGATGCCTTCGATGACGACCGAGACACCGATACGGCAGAAAAGCGTTCCTTCGTTCTGGGTGACATCTTCCACTCCAATCCGATCAGCGTGGGTCCCCCTCCAAGCGCATTGCACGACGAGGACGGATTTGGTCCGGAAGATCTCTCGGGTACCTTCCTCTACGCGCAAAAGGCCAGGGATCGTCGTATCTTCGCCGGGGCCAACGATGGTTTCCTGCACGCCTTTAATGGGGGTTCGTTCAACCTGGGCGACAACCCCTCGACGCCCGAGACGGAGTCGGGCTACTACGACCTGGGCAATGGCCAGGAGGTCTTTGGCTACGTTCCGGGCTTCATGCTCGACTCGGTAAAGATGATCCCCCGCAACTCGCCGCGCGCCAACTACTACGTAGACGGCAGCCCGGCGGCAGCGGACATCTGGGTGCCCAGTAGCAGCGTCGACGTGACGAAAGAAGGCAGTGAATGGACGACTCTCCTGGTGACCGGAATGCGCCAGGGCGGGGCCGGGTATCTCGCCCTGGACGTGACGGATCCAGGTGCGACCGTGGTCGGGCCCCACGGCCCGTATCCCAAACTGATGTGGGAATTCGATGACACGAGTGAACCGCTGGGTGAGACCTGGTCCGAGCCGATCATCACGCGCGTGAGGATGAAGGCCAGTACAGGTGTTGGTGACTACTGCGGTCGGGATAGTAGCGATGACGGTGACTGTCGCGAGCAGTGGGTCGTGATTGTCGGCGGAGGCTACGATTCGAAGGCAGATCCCAACTTGAGCACGTTCGGATCCGATCCGAACGATGCGAACTGGACCACATCGAGCAAGGCGATCTTCATGCTCGCGGCAGATACGGGGGACGTGCTGGCAAAGGTTGCCTACGACCCGAATGACTCGACCCTCAGCAAGATGAAGTACTCGCTGGCCAGCACTCCGGGAGTGCTGGATCTGGACCAGGATGGCCTGGCGGATGTCGTCTACATCGGTGACCTGGGAGGTCAGCTCTGGAAGTGGGATATCAGCGAGAAAGGTGAGGATGCGGATCTGGACGGCCTCGTGGACTCGACCGTCTGGCCCGCCGGTATCTACTTCTCCTCTCCCGCGGCCAACGTGGGTGATATCGACGGCGATGGCAACGACGACTACCACTACCACAGCATCTTTTTCCCGCCGATTGCCACCTACGTCGACAGTAAGTTGCTTCTCGCTTTCGCGAGCGGAGAACGCACGGATCTCAAGTACGAAGGGGCGGCTTCCTCGCCGGCGACGCTCGAGGGCCTCTATGACGACAACAACCGTTTCTGGGTGATATGGGATCGCGTTCCGATCGGCAGCGGGGCGTTCGATGTGGAAATCAGCGAGGGCTACCAGACGATTGGCGGAACTATCCGCGGTATAAACGATATCACGACCCTGACATCGGATAATGCTCCCGATGATGACGGTTACTATATCAAGGTGCCTGATGGTGAGAAGTTCATCGTCAACCACATCGTGTTCTCGGGTCTGACGTTGGCACTGAGTTATGTTCCGGACAACTCTGGAACCGATATCTGCAACGCAGTCGGCGAGTCCAACGTCTACATCTTCGGCATCAGCGATGGTACGGGAGCGTTGAGCAGCGGAACCGCACGTTCGGTCAAGCTGGGCAACGGGGCCCCGACCGACCCGCG
The DNA window shown above is from bacterium and carries:
- a CDS encoding sulfatase-like hydrolase/transferase; translated protein: MRLLHIDIDTLRADHLGCYGYPRDTSPNIDALAARGIRFESCYTSDTPCVPSRKALLTGRFGIRNGVISRDSMDAVRRMYDGYDTGIRYADEHVGRLINKLSDLEILDDTAILFSSDRGETLGELNVYCDHHLADEHTSRVPTLLVWPDSVATNRGRTDRGLHYQIDLSASILELLGRRPNRNVLALAISLRRGGPRSGASDHHRSAVSIARAAVHCSSTAGTGRMWADGSDKRIEA
- a CDS encoding phosphotransferase, with the translated sequence MADALRGRLAGWESVRAADVCVEDFSGRAGGKVHRLTNQAEPLARPVALHVVHEFFCPAAAEPIFFDRMRLAQERFADAGLGPCRIAEDPQREWFVEEWAGCNPSIAPDLDLCEEVGRLIARVHAIEPTWYDEIRSRKCERYPALREASRTSYIWRFASMPQHFFESIPPEWQRRWIEAGPSPITEAGSSLVTIHGDVHHGNLVRDGDGLKLVDLESACVSSAIQDIAFSMDRFCRTNEQRDVFVRAYLVECGLPASGRDVFALRLDAERCRMSADFEGDLRATLRERMVDAEDLGPTYRTLVQIAARAFKSAPLAEEIVRDGFEGCAPVREVRRVEGRPGLGMLVAVHRNLPARVERTHFVVNWDGTIQPSWESWRGFVLGASKSGEVVLANYLNDRERLRLRMDVSATPVTGQRAPSALPVPLSLGGVHAGKAIVRSPHEKGVFRGRDWQHLSVGTVGHAIVVHFEPDGVLRLADQPRQAVQCEPFASRDVDLWPHSGEAEQRFVLNDDRTLSPILDRDLVWGVRDSTLILVARNHDAALVFGDEFVAAARAVGAGAVAEDATPDCDGEGRVLELASHPGYVLSTVPWEDREDVRRLVLVPVAHAERFIVAADQLRRAQGGGLLALGVPT
- a CDS encoding acyl-CoA synthetase translates to MEFNLADMFENAVDAFGDRDCVVAEGKRSTYAQMEARANRLAHHLASHGIEPGDHVGIYAYNSVEWVETLWAVFKIRAVWININYRYVEDELRYLFDNADLKALIYAREFGPRIAAVRDSLPFLQHAIVLEDGSGAEAPALDSIDFEAAVAEGSPERDFAPRSADDRYIIYTGGTTGLPKGVVWRHEDVFFALGGGNDPATGVRAAHPGIMVERDAGPATFLPIAPLMHGATQWSVMGGALVGRKNVLVAKFDPPEIWRLVEAEKVNGIMITGDAMGRPMIEALHEGGPTRDLSSFSVLVSSAAIFSPTVKDDFFRYFPNLIITDSIGASESGNNGMVIVTKGNSAMLGGGPTVKAGPGTTVLNDDLEPVIPGDGVVGKLARSGDIPIEYYKDPEKSAQTFVTKGSQRYSIPGDFARMEADGTITLLGRGSVSINSGGEKIYPEEVEAAIKSHSDAYDAVVVGVPDDRWGSRVAAVVQPREGSTLSLDSIQEHCRKHIAGYKVPRELHIVAEICRSPSGKPDYRWAKAIATGEASYSP